tgtatttattatgaatagttataattaatgaaattttttatatatatatatataaatatcaatTATTTCTATTATTAAACAACTTTAACTTTACAACAAAGGTTTGAACAACtttcataatattttttttattttttattttcaggcCAAgtattctttttaattattatatttattcattttgactAGTTATCATTAATAAATATCTGTTATTTTTGAGAAATATAAATGTCTGTTTCATTATTgtcacagaaaaaaagaaggCCACATTTTGGAACAaccttcaaaatatatattttttagagtTTGGAATAAAgtattctttttaattattaatatttgtttttataaatagttatcattaatatatattgtattCACATTTTTGATAAACATAAATGTCTGTTATTTCATCATTCTATCAGATCAAAGGAGGCAACATTTTGGAACACCCTTCAAAATAgagatttttgtttaatttataattaataagTACAGTGTCTATTTATGCATTATGACTATTtatcattaataaataaatatctattATTTTTGAGAAAAATAAATGTCTGTTTCATTATTGTCACAGAAAAAAGAAGGCCACATTTTGGAACAaccttcaaaatatatatttttttagattttgagATAAACTATTCTttttaattatgaatatttgtttttataaatagttatcattaatatatattttattcatatttttgagaAATATAAATGTCTGTTTCATTATTGTCACAGAAAAAGTCTATTAATTCACTCTTCCGTCACAGAAGAAAGTCAAAGGTTTGGAATGACTTTTAAGGTATAGATCttatcttttttattattttgtaaatactAATTATTACTATTCatagttttaaataaatcattctTTAATCTATTAATACATGCGAAgaatattaattcattaatcTGTCACTGAAGAAAGTCAGTCACCTGGgttgaaataacaaaaaaatcattatatttgagtgatgtatttttatttatcacgATCAAATGGTACAATCATGCCATAGTTTACAGCAAGTAGAATGCATCCTTCACCCTGTGTTCATTTGTCTTACAAGAAATGCAAGCCAATTTGTGTATTAATCTGCTCTAAATATTAAACCAgccaaaacacaaacacatagaGGTGTGACAGTGATACATTGGGTTCATCCACATTTATTCCTAGTGCAAGACTAGGGCAACTGCAAAAGACTTGCAAATACAAAATTAATGCAAGACATTTAAAACTCTACATACAAAACAAATTATCTAGTCAATTTTAAGCACaacataacaaataaaacaaacaaacaaaacatttataaatacacACTCAAAATTCATAGGAATATATGGCAAACAAATGGTCACAGTATAACACATACTCCATTCCTATCTAACAGTCTAGGAAGTTTGCAGCCATGAGCAGTTCCAAGGCAATCTCAGGAGCAATGGGGAATTCTGGGATTTCTGTTGAGCTGTTGGTGTAGCGCACTTTATAGGTAAAATACATGCAAACTTTGGACAGAACATGAGACGGGATCTCCCGGAAGTTCACCTCATTGGTTTCATTTTCAGCAAACTGACCTTAGAGTAAACATGAAAAATGTTAGAGCTTCCTCCTATTCAAATATCACAACATCAAAAAAATTGAGTGCAATTCTGTTTCGCAACAACAAGACTTTGAACACGTTTCATTCTCACCAGGTCCACTCAGCATAGCCTTGATTGTGCCAGAGGTTAAAGCGTGCTCTCTTTTCACAATAAACTCTTGCCCATCTGAAGAGATCAGCTTTACGTACATGGCATCTGGGCCCTCACAACCGCCATATGTCTTCTCTTCAATATCTGCTGGAAAATGTTATTGGAACTCTTTAGGGGGGAAAGTCACAGGCAAATGGAAGCTAAACAGAATTTATTACAAACAGTATTACAAATTTAACAgaagagaacattttgacaatAATGAATGGATGAATACTGAATTGATAAGGTTCCGATCattaaaagcatctgctaacaGCAGACGAGCGGATCGAGATATTACAATTTCctatttgcaaataaatacaagtCCAATACAAACCCATTGTTTCACAGGgactgtattcctgcaaacaacagaacaaaacattagtATTATGGTGTATTGCATAGGAAAGGAGATCAATTATTATGAGTCAACATATAAGAAGGAGAGAGAAATGGAAAGAAAGATTAGAAATAAACACAAACTTGTAAAATGATGACGAGGCTAAAtccttattattattttcttttttacttaTTGACGCGTGAACAGTAAACAACCTCCCTCGTCCTAAAATACTGGCTAGTTTATGTAATTGTTCTCTTTTGCTTCACTTGGTACGTTAATTTCATGTGTTCTCATTCTTTCTAAAACAGTCtcataaaagaacattttcacGGTCACAGGAGCAAATGATAAATCGCAATATCGTATCGTTTCGTCCATGAGAGGATCGATTAATATTATATACGAATCTATATTTTGGATAATAAATGTACAACTGTCACACTTACCACCAATATAAAACAGTAAAACAAGTTGAGAAATACATACGCTGGATACAATTGAATACTTCCGGTTCAAAAATGTGGCTCATAATTAAAAGTCCCCCTACGTGGAATTGAGCCATGGTGTGTGTATTGCAACATGAAATAAATCATTTCAAACAATGATTACAAATAAAGGAGAATAATCTCTAGAAACttcataaatgtaataaaaaaacacttgaagtagttagttagttagttagttagttagttagttagttagttagttagttagttagttagttagttagttagttagttagttagttagtagGCTACCTTGAGGAACAACggtcaaaaacacaaactggTATTGAATATTCCTAAACCTTTACATAAAAACAATAGTCTACAGTGCAAAACATTACAAACAAATCATTAAATATAGTCCACTCAAATTGATCTATTtcatagaaaaataaataaaatagaaaaaaagtcaaTTATTCTGGAAAAACAAGAATTTTTAGCTGTCATAACTCAAACAATCAAATTTTACCAAATAAGATTGAGATGCATTGTATATGGTAAGTGTCTTTTTCCACAACTGctttttccattttttattATGCCATAAACCAGAACAATAATGAGACACACATTACAAAGTAAAGTCAAATAAAACAGTGCCAGAGGACAAGAACAAAATTATAATGAAGAGGGTGCTACTTGTCACCTGCTAACATATAAGCTCTGATTGACTTTTTACTTGTGCAATTACACAAAATGGAACAATAAAGcttgaaataatttttaaagCAAGAAAAGTTATGTCAGTTAGGTTAAAGTTAGGATAGAGTCAGACCATTTCATTTTATGTATGTAAAACTTTcccattaatattaataattgtatGAATTAAGCATGCCATATATTTCTCAATCCCATAACCTGAAGTTTATCAGGCCTATTATGTCAAATCCACTCAGCTGCAAATCAATGTTAAATTTGTATGTAGGCCTATgtataaatatgtatgtataaatatgtatgtataaatatgtatgtatgtatgtatgtatgtatgtatgtatgtataaatatgtatgtatgtatgtatgtatgtatgtatgtatgtatgtatgtatgtatgtatgtatgtatgtatgtatgtatgtatgtatgtatgtatgtatgtatgtatgtatgtatgtatgtatgtatgtatgtatgcaattgaaaaataaatcaaaaataataTCCTTTTCACCTGTACAGAAATTACAAGATTAATGATTATCTAATAAAAATCCACAACTGCAATCAACAGCCCAGAAACATGCATCAGCCTTTTTGCACTATAGCAAGGATCATGCCAGAAAAATAAATAGGCCTACCCATTCAGTCTACAGTCCTGCAACGAAAAATGTCTAACCCTATTCATGGTGCAAACACATGGTGCAAACTCTTTAAAAACAGTGTTTCTCTAAACATAGTTTAGCAGTTTACAATTTTGACGTTTGAGTTCTGCTTAGGGCCCCGGGGAATTAAGGGACCCCCAACAAATACCAAGAACCCTATATAAATCAAACTCTATATATTATCATAGTTTTATTGTATGGCCTGTCTAGCCATTAAGATTTGTACAGTATCATTAAATGATACTGTCATCATAGTGGAACTTTCCTATCATACTGGGCATTTTAATGAGTGACGGTCTGTCCAAAACACCTTTCAGAGAATGAGAGCTGTGAGCTTATTAAAAGAGGGCCCGTTCAAATACAAGAAAATTTCCCAGTGAAGAGTGGCCGAGGATTCACAAACAGCAATTACTTTAGCTATTAATAAGAAAAATTGTGAAAAAGATTAGCTGACCAATGCTTCTGCATTGTCACAAATATGGTTAATTAATTGTAATAGTTTGTgactttagttttgtttttgtgaattaattgtattttatagagagagagagagagagagagagagagagagagagagagagagagagagagagagagagagagagagagagagagagagagagagagagagagagagagagagagagagagagagagagagagagagagatttaagTACAAAGTACGGTTTGACTCGGTTTGGGGCCCCATTCCCGGAATTGCTTAGGGCCCCCAAATCACAAAGTCCGCCCCAACACTGAATAGCTCATTTGGACTCGTTTTGGGACTCATTATGAAAAGCAAAAatccaaacaaaacaaaaagtataATGTAGTATAGTGTTAAAGGTTTGTAATAAATATTTTCAATACACGGTTTCACTGTCAACGACCTACATTCACTTATTATGTCAATGTACTGTTTCTATTATTTTTGTGTTTGCTCTGTTTGGGAGAGCGTCTGTGTGTCACGTGACCTGAGGAAGGCGAGTCTCGAGACCGTAAACAACATGGCGCGTTACGAACCAGGAGAATCTTGAAAACAACTCAGGGAAATAGAAGCGCTCAGCACACGGAACTCCCACGTGTACAAGCTTCGTTTTTGACCACACTATTTTGTGGTTATTTTTCGGGGTCTGTAGGAATAAACCAACGGAGTAAAAGAGCTGTCAAAGCGCTGTTATCATTTCACTGGTAGGTCTCTCTCTTTTGTAGGTCGCTTACAGTGTGCTAGCGTGAGCGCTAACTTATAAACAAAGGGTTGTTTTGGATGTATAGTTAGTGTAATTAGGAGGCTTTTATATATTTAGCTTTTTAAAAGTCTTAGTTTGTAAATATATAACCATTATATAAAGTGTTCGCCCCTTGTCATTTGC
This DNA window, taken from Pseudorasbora parva isolate DD20220531a chromosome 24, ASM2467924v1, whole genome shotgun sequence, encodes the following:
- the eloca gene encoding elongin C paralog a isoform X2; translation: MDIEEKTYGGCEGPDAMYVKLISSDGQEFIVKREHALTSGTIKAMLSGPGQFAENETNEVNFREIPSHVLSKVCMYFTYKVRYTNSSTEIPEFPIAPEIALELLMAANFLDC
- the eloca gene encoding elongin C paralog a isoform X1 — encoded protein: MADIEEKTYGGCEGPDAMYVKLISSDGQEFIVKREHALTSGTIKAMLSGPGQFAENETNEVNFREIPSHVLSKVCMYFTYKVRYTNSSTEIPEFPIAPEIALELLMAANFLDC